tagatgtgaaaaatGATTAGATTGTAATGCTTTATTGTTAGTTTTCTATATTaggaaaaatgaataaattgcgAAACTGATGtgaaatttctataataatAGATAGTAGAGGGTCCTTAAATGATGTGATTGAGATCGATTTTGAAAccaaagctcaaaattgaaaggtaTTGTTATTTcggttttaaggactaaatagaataaaataaaaaacataaggGCATtcgaaaaatagaattaaatagGTTCATGCATATCATGgaatgatataaaaatttttggtattgataaattgtttaaaataattgtttagatCGAGAATTGGATCAAACTGGAGATaatcggggaaaagctaaaaatattgATTAGTCCTTGCAAATTCAACTTTTTTGCTGTTTTAATTAGGTAAATTCATATGGTAtgaatgtgtttaaatttttatgtatttgttgtgtatatatgtttgattgtgGGTTCAATTGTGGCAAATTGGCATGAAATGTgagatttggactaaattgtaaagaaatgtttatatatgttaaagatgcccatgtgaacttagtaaaattgGAATGCCAATAAGGCCTTGTGCACACTTGTATGGATTGATGACAGATATTATCAAGATCCTACATTTGTTGAGGACTCaaagatacatgtgacacaaGTTTAGTCTGGACTAATgtcgttttaaaggtttagcctaaACGAGTAACTTTACATATTTCTAGCTTGAAAAAGCTATCAGATGTTTTGTTATAAATGTTTAGCCTAAACTAGTAACCTGACACGGATACATTTAGCTTGGGCGAGCAACTAGTGTGGTATAGTTACCTATGCATCCGAGTTTGTTTTCTAGGGTTCATCAGGCGATACAACTTATATGAAAGGAAAAATCGAATTGTGATAAAAAGAACTtgatattcaaatataaatatattgaaataagCATGAACCATGTGTTTGAATGAGAATGAAATTGATTTTGTGACCCATTATGTCATGAACTAGCATATTGATCACCTACGGCattatttagtttgattttgGGTATAATACTCACCTTGTTGATTTTGTGATATGTTATGTTTAGCCAAACTAACCAACAATGTGGTAGCTTAACACATTTAATTGAAAtaaggtaagtttttttttaatgcctatgaacttactaagtatcGTATATGCTTACCTCGTTGCTTTCCCTTTTTCCTTGTAGATCAGCACCCTTTGGAACGCATCAAGTCGAATCAACtggaagctcacactatcctatTACTGAATcgatatttttttttatcattttgagtCAGGGTTGTGTCATGTATATAGGTGCCATGGTATATgcttaaatgtataaaaatctTGATAAATTAGTATCTTGTGATGAATATGGTACATAATGATGATTTCAAACGTTGGACATGGTATGTTTGATTTTCATGCttgaattatgtgttaaataGATGGTTATCTACTTCATGTTTAAAATCATGAAAGTTGTCATGTTGAACTGTACATGTATGCATATGTAAGTTAAGTTAAACATGATTAACATAGTTGAATGGATCACTTGGGATCAAACATGTTTGAATGATGGTTGATGAATAATGTAGTCTAATTTGGATAGTTGATTGTTATATTTTGAAGCTTATAAGACATTGATGTGCATAATATGCCAAAGTGtgtataaatgaaatgaaatagtgTGTTTCAATATGGTAAAAGATAAGTAAAGTTTGGTATTGGATGACTGAGTTGGTATGCTTTAAAGACATTAAAATGTTTAAGTTCAATTGATTGTTTAAGTAATGAATAACTTGTTGAAAAGTTGAATATGAGTATTAAGCTCATTTGGtatgattttggcatgttttgaatcAGGTAAAGTAAATGTTTTATGCATAAATTGGTATGCTTGGTGGAAAgtttgaaataggtaccaaatgactcaattttttttatcaaaaacagAGTTCACGTCTTGACGAGCAACTCTTCTCATCGCAATGTTGACCGACAATAAGTGACATCGAGTGGCTTGGCGTTGTGATGTGACAAATTGTTTGGCGATGTCGCGACGTGGAAGTGATGACATCATGACGTTGGCcctgaaattttgaaactttgcAATTGGTCCTATTGTGTTCTCGAGTCAACAAAAAACTATCATAAGCTCGGTTAAGACTTGTTTTGATTGTTTATCCATAAATGAATATGTTTAGAATTTAATTACACGTgcatgtaaatatttttctataaattggCTGTAGTTGCTCCAACAGCGACTATAGCACCTTGTAGCTTGGACCCGACAACTAGGTCAAgcgaggggtgttacagataactagtgagccaatatttgcttttattttgctttgcgtgcaaaaacattgaggacaatatacaaggGTTCCaatgtaatttataaatatttttattaaactaatttgtttgaaaaatacaagtatacaaaACGAATATATTACACTTtgggcactagatccaacaattactttttttattagttCATTTACTCACTTGCTGATCACCTAGCCCttttaatgaattattgttTCACTAATTCACTTATTACTATTGGCATCAATAGTCTCTTATTGAATCTTCTTCTATTAATCTATCACTACTTGCACTTATCATCAATGCCATTTTATTCCTATCTTTTTTAGCTTACATTGAAATTTTACTTCCACTTATCAATAATTGTAACATTTAGCCCTTAGTAAACTCTAGAAAAATTCATTTGGATACTGGGATTTCAACCAAACACTATACACTAATTTGCACTAAAGGTGTAACCAACCTTACAGCAAATCACTTAAGGTCCTCACTATGAACTTAAGTGTTATGCTATATGGCATAAATATCTGTCTTCACACTAAACACTGTCTTCAACACAAAGCGTGCACATACTTATTAGTATGCTAATTGTACCCTCACTATTTCACTAAGTTTACTAGAGCATTGCACTTACTTATCacattttcaaaatctatattGTACATCGTTACCACACAATAACTCATGTACACATAATTACATAAACATTTCTAATATTGTTTGTTTTAAAAGCCATTTATGATTATTCGTTTATCAAGTATTACTTTGTGCATTTCACTGGTTCACCTATCAACTTTATGGACACTTCACTTTGCTCATGATCATCATTGCAATTTActcattcatttattttgaaatgatctgatagaaaaatatagttttaaaaattaaaaaagataaaatattaaatggagcgctttttttttttttttgtgaagttGGGAGGCGAAAAAATCCTCATACAAAAAAAATCTAGTGTAACGCTGGCTGAAGTAGATAACGAAACGAAGCAAAGATATTCtgtaatttatataacaaaataaatattcaaaccGCCGCCGGTTCAATTTTGTATTGGTTGGTATCCAAATGGATTGTCCAGTGGTGTAAGTAACTCGGTCTACAATACCGCTGAGCAACTCCCGCCATGAACACTCTCTCAATCCTCACCCTTCCTTCTCTTTTCCGACAAGCCAAACGCTCCCAATTCCCTCACTTCTGCTCCATTTCTCAATCCCTACCTTTCCCTCGCCCCACTTCCATCCTCTCTCCGCTTTCTTTTCGTCTCTCTTTCAAATCCCCTCGCTCTCCCTTCTCCGCTGAGCCCCAACTCTCTGACGAGGAACTCGAAGATGACGAAGACGACGATGATTTTGAAGCTGCTGATGAATACGACGAATACGAAGACGTTTCCGGTGAAGTTTCCAATGATTTCCAACCGAGCGAAGACGAAGATGAAGACTATAccgaaaacgaaaacgaaaaagACATCTCAGTGGATTCATCCAACTGGCAGAAAGAATCCACTTGGCAACGAGTTGAAAAGCTTTGTAATCTAGTTAAGGAATTGGGGGAGGAAATGATTGACGTCGATGCACTCGCTGATATTTACGATTTTCGCATTGATAAATTTCAGGTtccttatttttaatatgttctttaaagataaaaaagaagaagaatttgaAGTTCTAATGATCTTGCCCTTGTATTTTGAAGAGAATGTCGATAGAAGCATTTTTAAGGGGTTCGTCTGTGGTGGTTTCAGCGCCCACCAGCAGCGGAAAGACTTTAATTGCGGAAGCTGCTGCCGTGGCGACGGTAGCCAGGAGAAGGAGGTTATTCTATACAACTCCGCTTAAGGCATTATCCAATCAGAAGTTTCGACAGTTTAGGTAATTAGAGCTATTTTCTTCCCCTCTCAACATGCATAATGAATTATAGTTTTCGTTTTCTATTacctttttcaaataattttaagtttcgTTAGTTTGTCAGTGGTTTTGGGTTGAAACATGCTATTAatgcattaaattttaaaatttaaacctcACCATAATTGTGGAGTTCATATGGCCTCCAGGCTCCAAATAACTTTCAAGGGGCCCTGCCACTATGAATAGTGGGATTGGGTCATGCTTACATTGTAGTGCAAATAATTATAGGTGATATGAACCCTTCGAGCTGATATAGTGATCTTTGTTGTTTTAGGGAGACATTTGGGGATAATAATGTTGGCCTTCTCACAGGAGATTCTGCTGTCAACAAGGATGCTCAGATTTTAGTCTTGACTACAGAGATTCTGCGGAACATGCTGTATAATAGGTACTTCGGATAACAGTTTCAGGAATTTCATGGTATGAGTGGTGGAAGAAATGTACTTGGTATTTCCAAAGCATAAGCATGACATttgtgcagctttgatgtgaaTGGCACCAAGTATCTAGTGCATATTAATTAGTCACtgtattatatacttttatgtaTTAAGTATGGTATATCACTTTGCAACTTGTGGTAGCAGTTTCTACGTTCATCTAGgtatttcatgtttcaatttcAAGTTGCAACCTCCATAAGTTTCCTTCTTAATGTTCTTGTTAATTGGTAATATTAAGCATGTCGGTTTTGGATTTGTTGATGCAGTGTTGGAATGGCTTCTTCTGGGAGTGGTCTTTTTCATGTTGATGTGATTGTTCTTGATGAGGTTCATTATTTAAGTGACATATCTCGGGGTACCGTGTGGGAGGAGATTGTGAGTTTATCTGATTTTTGAATCTCATTTATATCTAGAATGTCAATGGCAATACATTTTCACCAAGTTCTGAAATATTTTCAGGTGATTTATTGCCCTAAAGAAGTTCAACTTATATGCCTGTCAGCGACAGTTGCAAATCCAGATGAGCTAGCTGGTTGGATTGGTCAGGTAGCGTTCCTTGTCTTATTATATCATATGTTCCAGCACTGATATTAGTTCAAATGTTTGAGAGTTGTCATCTACTGTCTGTATCTTTCCTTGCTTTTGTTTGTCTGCTCTACCTCTTGGGTTCACAAACTCAAAATGGATGTTCTGGTGAAGTGTTTATGCCTTAATCTCGATATTGGAGTTGAAGTGTTACTACTTTTCTGCATTTTGGCTTTTCCTCCATGATgaaatttattgcttttttcTACTGCTTGTTACACTTCTTGATGTACCTTTTTTCACATGGCTTGATTACTAAAAAAAGATCATGTGCAATATATTGTCTGGTCAAGCATGATCTCATGGAGCTTGATTTGATGTCTCAGCGTATTAATTTGCTGGGCTTGGCATCCTGTGCCAAGATGAGCTTTGTCAGAAGTGCATATGCTCTAGTCttagttttgtaattttgatatttcacCAAGCATGTAATATTGGTTGTGGACTCCATTGAgtttaacttgttttatttatttatattttgggtgAAGGCGGATTTGAACCTAGTGCTGTGCCAAATGTTTTGggtaaatttgtttttcttgagGAAAATTCAGCCTTTATTTCTTTATAAGTGTTATCTCCATGAGCAAGAATGCTGTTTTCAACTCATCCATATTTTTGAATGTCCTTGGTCTTGGGTTTCAGGTAATCTTCTGCTTTTGGGATTTCTCATTTAGTAAATGCCTAAATGGTATTGGGGCCAGTTCCTATATagtaaattcttaaatttgCATCTTTGTTGTCTTGGTTTGACTCATCTATGGGAAACTGTATTTATTCTACAGTGGGTTTCTTGGTTCATAGTCCAAGTCAGATTGGTATGCACGTTGAATGTGCACAAAGATTTGAAAGTTCCCTCCTAGCTATGTGATCTTCATTCACTTGCACATAATTGCCGTGCTTTGTGGCTTTACATCTATATCTTGGAATCATAGTCTATGAGCCtatgagattattgaaaatttCCCCTTAATCTCCTTTTGTTTCTAGATTCATGGTAACACAGAGCTGGTAACATCATCATGGCGTCCCGTTCCATTGACTTGGCACTTCTCAACAAAGACCTCTTTATTTCCGCTTCTTAATGACAAGGGAACACACATGAATAGGTATTTCAATCGGAACTGCTGACCTTATTCAACTTCTTATTCATATGCTGGAGGAATATTTGGCTGTAGGCACTTGACATGTGTGTctgttattatataatttaaataggTAAGATGAGACTGGTCATTTCACGTTTACCACGATACTGATTACTCTATTGTTCACATTTAAAAGGAGTAATCTGAAGTACTTATACGTGGCCTGATGGAAAATACATTGggattttaggtttttagtgTGAAATTATGGACATTTGACATGTAGATGTTTAGTGTTTTATTGTGTAAGATGAGCCtccttatttcatttttaccaaaatactCTACTTAAAATTGCCTATGGTTTCTATAATAATGATTTGAGATCGGTAAAATGGGTAACCCTCAACATCATCGATacttattcttattttaattgttGCTATTTTTTACCATACCCAGACGTGCAGTCATATCCAGTTTATTCTCGGATTAATTTTTTCTGTctgtaattttagaaattccatctctctctctctgcaAAATGAAAActgataaaatttcataactgtaagttaggaaataaaaattgataaaaatgaaattgtttGCATTTTTCTGTtgaactaaaatgataaaatttcattattgcaTCTTTTCAATGGttattttctgtaatttttcAAGTCAACATATTTTCTTGCAAGTTATAGCTTTCTGTTTTCCAAGTATCAATTTAAAGCAATGTGCATGTAGTTAAAATTTGTCACGCTTGTAAATTATAACTTCATTGAATGCTTTtttgtttgattatattttgcatagTATCACATATATCTGTTACTAATTCTGAcaagttttcaatttcttttggaATTTGAGCAGGAAGTTGTCACTCAATTATTTACAACTTTCTGCTTCAGGAGTTAACTCGTACAGGGATGATGGATCTAGAAGAAGGAATTACAGGGATGATGGATCTAGAAGAAGGAATTCACGAAGACATGGAAGAAACGGTAGCTTTGAtagtatagttggcatgtctgAGCAGCCTCTTTCAAAGAATGACAAAAACATGATTCGCCGTTCACAGGTATGGTTTAGTGATTTTATACTTGCAGGTTGCGTAATTTGTTTGCAAATAAAGGATACTTTTCAATAATGTCCTTTTACCTGATTAATAACAAtcctaaatgaaaaaaagtatATGTTTACAGCTTACACAATAATTTTCAGGTTCCTCAAGTTGTTGATACACTATGGCAACTCAAAGCAAAGGACATGCTTCCagcaatttggtttatttttaacaGGAGAGGCTGTGACGCAGCTGTGCAGTATGTTGAAGATTGTAGCCTTTTGGATGACTGTGAGATGAGTGAGGTAGAACTTGCATTGAAGAAGTTTCGGCTTCTGTATCCTGATGCTGTGAGGGAGACTGCAGTGAAAGGACTAATTAGAGGGGTGGCTGCACATCATGCTGGTTGTCTTCCACTATGGAAATCATTTGTTGAGGAGCTCTTTCAGCGAGGACTTGTTAAGGTTGTTTTTGCTACAGAAACCCTGGCGGCTGGAATTAATATGCCTGCTAGGACTGCTGTTATTTCATCTCTTAGCAAAAGGACAAGCACTGGACGTATCCAATTAAGCCCTAATGAATTGCTTCAAATGGCAGGACGTGCTGGACGTAGAGGCATAGATGAAAGGGGCCATGTTGTGATAGTGCAGACTCCTTATGAAGGTGCTGAAGAGAGCTGCAAGCTTCTATTTTCTGGAGTTGAACCCCTCATATCACAGTTCACTGCTTCATATGGAATGGTGTTGAATCTTCTAGGAGGTGCAAAAGTTACTCGTCACTCCAATGAATCGGATGAAACAAACACATTACAAGCAAGGAGAACTTTGGAAGAGGCAAGGAAATTAGTTGAACAAAGTTTTGGAAATTACTTAGGCAGCAATGTGATGCTTGCTGCAAAAGAGGAGCTTGCTAAAATACAGAAAGAGATAGAAGCATTGACTTATGAAATTAGTGATGAGGCTATAGATAGAAAGAGCCAGAAACTTCTAACGGAGGTGGCATATAAGGAGATTGCAGATTTACAAGAGGAATTAAGGGCAGAAAAACGTGTCAGGACTGAACTTCGAAGAAGGATGGAGTTGAAGAGATTTTCTGCTCTGAAACCTCTCCTAaaggattttgaaaatggacaCCTACCCTTCATTTGCTTGCAGTATAAGGATTCTGAAGGAGTTGAAAACTTCGTTCCTGCTGTTTATCTAGCAGAGGTTGAATCGCTTGATGGGTCAAAAATTAAGAACATGGTTTCGGTTGATGATTCTTTTGCTCTGAGCAGTGTTGGAACATCTGACACTCATCAAGATGTTGAACCAACTTACTATGTGGCCCTTGGTTCAGATAACTCCTGGTATCTATTTACAGAAAAGTGGATTAAAACTGTTTATAGAAGTGGCTTTCCCAATGTTGCTTTAACTCGGGGGGAAGCTTTGCCCCGGGAAATAATGAGGACACTTCTCGATAAAGAGGAAACACAATGGGAAAAACTTGCTGATTCTGAGCTTGGTGGTCTATGGTGCATTGAAGGATCTCTGGAGACATGGTCTTGGAGTCTAAATGTGCCAGTTTTAAGTAGTCTTTCCGAAAATGATGAGGTGTTACATATGTCACAAGCATACATTGAATCAGTGGAACGTTACAGAGAACAGAGGAACAAAGTTGCACGTTTGAAGAAAAAGATAGCCCGTACTGAGGGCTTCCGAGAATATAAAAAGATCTTGGACACGGCTAAGTTTACAGAGGAAAAGATAAAACGGTTGAAGGCTAGATCAAATCATTTGATCAATAGAATGGAGCAAATTGAACCTTCTGGTTGGAAGGAGTTTCTACAAATCAGCAAAGTCATTCATGAAACAAGGGCATTAGACATCAATACACATGTAATATTTCCCCTGGGTGAAACAGCAGCTGCAATTCGAGGAGAAAATGAACTGTGGTTGGCAATGGTACTTCGAAACAAAATCTTGCTAGAGTTAAAGCCTGCACAACTCGCTGCTGTGTGCGCGAGTTTAGTGTCCGAGGGGATCAAGGTACGCGCATGGAAAAACAATAATTACATATACGAATCTTCGTCTACTGTCCTAAATGTGATTAGTTTACTAGAAGAACAAAGGAACTCGTTTGTCCAACTTCAAGAGAAACATGAGGTAGAGATAGCTTGTTGTTTAGATGGCCAGTTTTCAGGAATGGTGGAAGCCTGGGCGTCTGGGTTATCATGGAGGGAATTGATGATGGATTGTGCAATGGATGAGGGTGATTTAGCTCGACTATTACGAAGAACGATTGACCTTTTGGCTCAGATACCTAAATTGCCTGATATCGATACCTTGCTGCAGAAAAATGCCACAACTGCATCCGATGTCATGGATCGTCCACCCATAAGCGAGCTCACTGGATGAAGTAAGTTCCTTTGCAAATAacctttatttttgtttaacattATAACAATTTGTTGTATTTGTACTATTAATTAAATAGATGATTGAGTTTGGTATCAAAATTCAAGTgatatcaattcaatcattaaagtgattaaaaaaaacttaatactTTTTGGaacaattagggtttttttacagaaataatataaaaataataattaattataaaaatgggtcaaggaaaaaattatttgcGAAAATGGGCTGTTTTGAACAGTTTTCACCGTTGCCACCTGACACACCGGTGGCACTACCCTTCTTTTCCCCATTCATCAGCCAATCATTGGTTTTAAAAACaacgattttttttttgtgccgTCATTTTATTAGGCAAcattggtattttttttttcaaaatacccgaaaaaatacaagtatatcgggtaacaaaaaattattttttaatggtgtcGTCTGTTTGTCTGGCGGCACCaacaagaataagaaaaatatttgactagaaataaaaaaaaaaaaaaaaactgaagttGAAAAAATAGCCCTAAAAAAGGGAGAGAAGAGTAGAGTCAACCCCAAATCCACTTGCAAACTGTTTCCTAtcttttataagaaaagaaaaaaattaattaaaagcttTGGGTTTGGTTCTTAACTATTTGTTGTTGGCCTTCCCTTACTTCTCTTCTCTAATTTTAAATGttgagaaaattaaatattagtaaatgTTGAGAAAGATGAAATGTTTTGGCATAATTGTCGAAAATACCTTCAATGTTAATGGATTTTTTGGGTTTCAGCCATTTGTTTTTTTGGATTGATGCCTTAAATGTTacgaatttttcaaaaagcagCTCAAGTTTAACGGAAAACGTGAGTTAACCGTCAATCAAGCGTCAGTCAACGAAGTAGCCTATATAGCATGCGAGGATGAAGATGACGTgtcaaaaataatgaattaaatatgaaattaaaataaaataattttatttttttaaatatttttatacatctTAAAAGATAccaatataattaaaacattgataaacatatcaatttttaaagaaaattgattttaatattgttttaaactttatataattttaaaaaaatcgtcTTCAATAAATTTGGACAATCTTATGTCTAGATTCATTTTAAACTTTACTTTTAAATggttgttttattaattttcaatttatttaatattttatgaattttaataatattttaccaatttataaaattttaaaaattacttttagatttttaaaaaattaagatttgaaAGAATGAACTTGGAGAAGTATATCTGAAGTTCATTctagcaaaaaattaaaaaaatggtcattttaatttttctattttaaaaaattaattttttgctgATGTGACATTGTACTACTATGTCATCAATTGTTGTTGACATGAAATATCACATCAGGGTTGTAATGATCAACATTAGTCAAAAGGTTTACTTAgctaattttgttgtttaaaggttgaattgaatacaaaaattttaaaagaacttaattaatttttttcaaaaatgttcTTGAGTAAAAAATAtcatgggtaaactacacttattgtcacttttgtttattttagcttacattttagtcacttatgtttgaaatattacgttttagttacttacgttatcgtgttgtaacattttaatcgctgagccgttaattgtcgttaatggtgtaacagtaagctgacgtggcatgctaaatcatcatttcaaacaaaaattttaggttaaattatacaatcgatccccatatttttttgatttgggcaatttaatttattgtttatgtCCTTTAAAcattactctctttttttctctttattttccattctcttatgtttcttcttctattttccTACTTTCTCCATGTCTTTTAACATATCAGGAAGTCAAATTGGCAGTGAAGAAAGAAGTAATAAGTCGAAAGCCATCATTGCTTATAATAAAAACCCATAAAACCATACCATGATTCTTTCTTCACTACCAAATCGACTTCctgatatgttaaaagaaatggagaaggtagGAAAACAGAGGGGGAAGCagaagaaaatggagaaaaaaaacaaaagaaagttaaaacaacataaaataaaaaattaaattgctcaaaattaaaaaaatatggggaccaattgtataatttaacctaaaatttttgtttgaaatgataatttaacgtgccacgtcagcttaccgttacactgCTAACGGCAATTaatggctcaatgactaaaatgttacaacatgataacgtaagtgattaaaacgtaacatgtcaaatataagtgacaaaaatgtaacctgaggtaaacaaaagtgatcatgggtataatttacccaaatatcattaatcctttttatttttataaaacatcatCCGTACCCTATATAAAACTTCCTCGTCTTGACTCTCTTAGAAAGGggaaaggattgtatgaaacaaTGATGCCACGTCATCTGTAtccttttttaatagttttatgtcACATCAGTATTTTCATCttgaattttagtattttcatcttgaaaaaaaatcaaattcaaattaaaattctgAAATTCGAGATGTGGCATAAAACTATTGGAAAGGATAATatcattatttcataaaaaattatgaagaataatataagaaaacatacgatatacatatttatcaaagtaaaaaaattgaaactaaaatataaaagtagatatatatgtatataaaagttaggaaataagataaaataaaaacctatgtataaaatatatacaagtatacatatactatatataaaacaatatatat
This sequence is a window from Gossypium raimondii isolate GPD5lz chromosome 5, ASM2569854v1, whole genome shotgun sequence. Protein-coding genes within it:
- the LOC105766122 gene encoding DExH-box ATP-dependent RNA helicase DExH15 chloroplastic translates to MNTLSILTLPSLFRQAKRSQFPHFCSISQSLPFPRPTSILSPLSFRLSFKSPRSPFSAEPQLSDEELEDDEDDDDFEAADEYDEYEDVSGEVSNDFQPSEDEDEDYTENENEKDISVDSSNWQKESTWQRVEKLCNLVKELGEEMIDVDALADIYDFRIDKFQRMSIEAFLRGSSVVVSAPTSSGKTLIAEAAAVATVARRRRLFYTTPLKALSNQKFRQFRETFGDNNVGLLTGDSAVNKDAQILVLTTEILRNMLYNSVGMASSGSGLFHVDVIVLDEVHYLSDISRGTVWEEIVIYCPKEVQLICLSATVANPDELAGWIGQIHGNTELVTSSWRPVPLTWHFSTKTSLFPLLNDKGTHMNRKLSLNYLQLSASGVNSYRDDGSRRRNYRDDGSRRRNSRRHGRNGSFDSIVGMSEQPLSKNDKNMIRRSQVPQVVDTLWQLKAKDMLPAIWFIFNRRGCDAAVQYVEDCSLLDDCEMSEVELALKKFRLLYPDAVRETAVKGLIRGVAAHHAGCLPLWKSFVEELFQRGLVKVVFATETLAAGINMPARTAVISSLSKRTSTGRIQLSPNELLQMAGRAGRRGIDERGHVVIVQTPYEGAEESCKLLFSGVEPLISQFTASYGMVLNLLGGAKVTRHSNESDETNTLQARRTLEEARKLVEQSFGNYLGSNVMLAAKEELAKIQKEIEALTYEISDEAIDRKSQKLLTEVAYKEIADLQEELRAEKRVRTELRRRMELKRFSALKPLLKDFENGHLPFICLQYKDSEGVENFVPAVYLAEVESLDGSKIKNMVSVDDSFALSSVGTSDTHQDVEPTYYVALGSDNSWYLFTEKWIKTVYRSGFPNVALTRGEALPREIMRTLLDKEETQWEKLADSELGGLWCIEGSLETWSWSLNVPVLSSLSENDEVLHMSQAYIESVERYREQRNKVARLKKKIARTEGFREYKKILDTAKFTEEKIKRLKARSNHLINRMEQIEPSGWKEFLQISKVIHETRALDINTHVIFPLGETAAAIRGENELWLAMVLRNKILLELKPAQLAAVCASLVSEGIKVRAWKNNNYIYESSSTVLNVISLLEEQRNSFVQLQEKHEVEIACCLDGQFSGMVEAWASGLSWRELMMDCAMDEGDLARLLRRTIDLLAQIPKLPDIDTLLQKNATTASDVMDRPPISELTG